One window of the Synechococcus sp. CC9311 genome contains the following:
- a CDS encoding class II aldolase/adducin family protein, whose protein sequence is MNDRGLRCELVDVARAMNSTGLNQGTSGNLSLRIEGGLLVTPSSLAYDQMEPEDLVAIDFCGQPLQTGLSGDKRRPSSEWRLHADVLADRPDAMAVFHCHPIHATALACHDRGIPPFHYMTAVAGGDDIRCAPYATFGTEALSAHTVQALQNRQACLLAHHGLVSLGRDLDQALKIAIEVETLAQMYLQALQLGEPPLLSAAQMEEVHRQFRGLGYGQASKD, encoded by the coding sequence ATGAATGATCGAGGGTTGCGTTGCGAGCTGGTGGACGTGGCCCGTGCGATGAACAGCACTGGTTTGAATCAGGGCACATCAGGCAACCTGTCGTTGCGGATTGAGGGGGGGTTGTTGGTGACCCCCAGCTCCTTGGCCTACGACCAGATGGAGCCGGAGGATCTGGTGGCGATCGATTTTTGCGGCCAACCTTTGCAAACAGGGTTGTCTGGCGACAAACGGAGACCCTCTTCGGAGTGGCGCCTGCATGCCGATGTCTTAGCTGATCGGCCCGATGCCATGGCGGTGTTTCATTGCCATCCCATTCATGCAACTGCGCTTGCATGCCATGACCGCGGCATTCCACCGTTCCACTACATGACCGCGGTGGCTGGTGGTGATGACATTCGCTGTGCTCCCTATGCGACCTTCGGCACCGAGGCGCTATCGGCCCATACGGTGCAGGCCCTGCAGAACAGGCAGGCCTGTTTGCTGGCTCACCACGGATTGGTCAGTTTGGGTCGAGATCTTGATCAGGCGCTGAAGATTGCCATTGAGGTGGAGACGCTGGCACAGATGTATTTACAAGCTCTTCAGCTGGGGGAGCCCCCGCTTTTGTCGGCAGCACAAATGGAAGAGGTGCATCGTCAGTTTCGCGGGTTGGGATATGGCCAAGCCTCTAAAGATTGA
- the mtnA gene encoding S-methyl-5-thioribose-1-phosphate isomerase — translation MNIDGQAWRTIWLEADQRSVGVIDQTLLPHRLITRTLTSCDQAADAISTMVVRGAPLIGVTGAYGLMLALQDDASDAGLRQAFNQLNASRPTAVNLRWALERVRDLVQPLPEAERAAAARREAALIADEDVAMCEAIGEHGLARFRALVEQRPNARQNEPFQVLTHCNAGWLATVDWGTALAPIYKAHRAGLNIHVWVDETRPRNQGASLTAYELAREGVPHTVIVDNAGGHLMQHGQVDAVIVGTDRTTRCGDVCNKIGTYLKALAAHDNNVPFYVALPSSTIDWRLADGVAEIPIEARSKEEVTAIQGRVIAGTSAGDIVRVQLTPDGSAGFNPAFDVTPARLVTALITDRGVAKASEVGLKELYNRV, via the coding sequence ATGAACATTGATGGCCAGGCCTGGCGGACGATTTGGCTAGAAGCTGATCAGCGCTCCGTGGGTGTGATTGATCAAACCCTGTTGCCCCATCGCTTGATCACCCGAACGCTGACGAGTTGTGATCAGGCGGCAGATGCAATCAGCACCATGGTGGTGCGAGGTGCGCCATTGATTGGTGTGACCGGTGCCTATGGCTTGATGCTCGCCCTTCAAGACGATGCAAGTGATGCTGGCTTGCGCCAAGCCTTTAATCAGCTCAACGCAAGTCGACCCACCGCAGTGAACTTGCGTTGGGCTTTGGAGCGAGTGCGTGATCTGGTGCAGCCTTTGCCAGAAGCAGAGCGAGCGGCGGCGGCTCGGCGGGAGGCGGCACTGATCGCTGATGAAGATGTAGCGATGTGCGAGGCGATTGGTGAGCATGGTCTCGCTCGATTCCGGGCGCTTGTAGAGCAGCGTCCCAATGCACGCCAGAACGAGCCCTTTCAGGTGCTCACCCACTGCAATGCGGGCTGGTTGGCGACCGTTGACTGGGGTACGGCGTTGGCGCCGATTTATAAGGCCCATCGAGCTGGGCTGAATATTCATGTTTGGGTGGATGAAACCCGGCCGCGCAATCAAGGGGCATCGCTCACGGCCTACGAGTTAGCGCGTGAGGGAGTGCCGCACACCGTGATTGTGGACAACGCAGGTGGTCACCTGATGCAGCACGGACAGGTGGATGCTGTGATTGTTGGGACTGATCGCACGACGCGATGCGGCGATGTGTGCAACAAAATTGGCACCTACCTCAAAGCTCTGGCAGCTCACGACAACAACGTGCCTTTCTACGTTGCACTGCCTTCGTCCACCATCGACTGGCGCCTTGCAGATGGAGTGGCAGAAATCCCGATTGAGGCGCGCTCCAAGGAGGAAGTGACCGCCATTCAAGGCAGGGTGATCGCTGGAACGTCGGCTGGTGACATCGTGCGCGTGCAGCTCACGCCGGATGGTTCTGCTGGGTTTAATCCGGCGTTTGACGTCACCCCGGCTCGACTTGTCACGGCTCTGATCACCGACCGTGGTGTGGCCAAGGCCAGTGAAGTTGGACTGAAGGAGCTTTACAACCGTGTCTGA
- a CDS encoding DUF1543 domain-containing protein: protein MSPFHASRLQLPTLFLVVLGGRTDQSLIELHDVRFVVGRCIEDTYPELRRQWFGRRRGLHLDSYMAVHCIDGWRVTLEPEPSSEKQRLWFVNLGAYQPDSLAELHRFGLVVAPSLQSAKAMAKKRWLLDALQQHKDDLSAVDDCLLIEQLSLTENNSVYVHLHRQLDGDSQNQVPDWFGYRPI from the coding sequence ATGAGCCCTTTCCACGCCTCGCGTTTGCAACTCCCAACTTTATTTCTGGTGGTACTTGGAGGCCGCACGGATCAAAGTTTGATCGAGCTTCACGATGTGCGCTTTGTCGTCGGTCGTTGCATCGAGGACACCTACCCCGAGCTTCGCCGTCAGTGGTTCGGTCGCCGTCGTGGGTTGCATCTCGACAGCTACATGGCCGTCCATTGCATTGATGGTTGGCGCGTCACTCTTGAGCCGGAGCCTTCTTCGGAAAAGCAGCGGCTGTGGTTCGTCAACCTTGGGGCTTATCAGCCCGACTCCCTTGCGGAATTGCATCGCTTTGGACTCGTGGTGGCCCCTTCGCTGCAGAGCGCCAAAGCAATGGCCAAGAAGCGCTGGTTGTTGGATGCGCTTCAGCAGCACAAGGATGATCTAAGCGCCGTGGATGATTGCTTGCTGATTGAGCAGTTGTCGTTGACAGAGAACAACAGTGTTTACGTGCATCTCCATCGCCAGCTCGATGGTGACAGTCAAAACCAGGTGCCTGACTGGTTTGGATATCGCCCGATTTGA
- a CDS encoding class I SAM-dependent methyltransferase — translation MDLFERQWATYQILVEHNLMEHREITDATTSAIHEWLAQRDEQTQAVDMVDLGCGDLGQLAPLLRNLPLKNYVGLDLTKAVLPLAQSNLGSVPYPCIWEHGDLFKWACSMQNNRVDLIHSSFALHHLNQDQKLLFLKGARKRIKPNGLFVWADVFRPNQESRMEYLRRYCKRINQWPGLSQTHRDSISQHIQTYDFPANRDWLELQAQATGWSFRWAWTGRHNAEAVALLQPIEGIASRFHEKSRSR, via the coding sequence GTGGATCTGTTCGAAAGGCAATGGGCCACATACCAAATCCTGGTTGAACACAACCTGATGGAGCACCGTGAAATCACGGATGCAACAACCAGTGCGATCCATGAATGGCTGGCCCAGCGCGATGAGCAGACTCAAGCAGTTGACATGGTTGATTTGGGCTGTGGAGATCTCGGCCAGCTTGCGCCCCTGCTTCGCAACCTTCCACTCAAAAACTACGTCGGTTTAGACCTCACCAAAGCAGTTCTACCGCTCGCTCAAAGCAATCTGGGATCCGTTCCCTACCCCTGTATCTGGGAGCACGGCGACCTCTTCAAATGGGCCTGTTCCATGCAGAACAACCGTGTTGACCTCATCCATTCATCCTTCGCTCTACACCATCTCAATCAAGACCAAAAGCTGCTGTTTCTCAAGGGTGCGAGGAAGCGCATAAAGCCCAATGGACTGTTTGTTTGGGCCGATGTCTTTCGTCCCAATCAAGAATCACGAATGGAATACCTCAGAAGATATTGCAAACGAATCAACCAATGGCCTGGTCTCTCTCAGACCCACAGAGACTCCATCTCTCAACACATCCAAACCTATGACTTTCCCGCCAACCGCGACTGGCTCGAGCTGCAAGCCCAAGCCACGGGTTGGTCATTCCGCTGGGCTTGGACCGGTCGACACAATGCTGAAGCCGTGGCGCTGCTTCAACCCATAGAAGGAATCGCTAGCCGTTTTCACGAAAAAAGTCGATCACGCTGA
- a CDS encoding SufS family cysteine desulfurase translates to MTTLNRNAAVTLAERVRADFPIFDQVSSSGQPLIYLDHAATSQKPRVVLDAIQHYYACDNANVHRGAHQLSARATESFEAARATTAGLIGASSSKEIVFTRNATEAINLVARSWGDAQLKAGDEVLLTVMEHHSNLVPWQLLADRTGCVLRHVGVTPDGTLDLADLREQLSEKTRLVSLVHISNTLGCCNPIEEIAVLAHAVGAKVLVDACQSLAHKSIAVKTLGADFLVGSSHKLCGPTGMGFLWASEEILMAMPPFLGGGEMIQEVFLDHSTWAELPHKFEAGTPAIGEAIGMGAAITYLQTLGLDAIQAWEAELTTHLFSRLQSINGLRILGPTPEQQPERGALATFVVEGVHANDIAAMLDLAGVCIRSGHHCCQPLHRLYGVTGSARASLSFCTTHAEIDRFADELVSVIDFFRENG, encoded by the coding sequence ATGACAACACTTAATCGTAACGCTGCCGTTACCCTTGCGGAACGGGTGCGTGCCGACTTCCCGATATTCGATCAGGTTTCAAGTTCTGGTCAGCCCCTGATTTATTTGGATCATGCGGCGACCAGTCAGAAGCCTCGTGTCGTGCTCGATGCGATTCAGCACTACTACGCCTGCGATAACGCCAATGTGCATCGCGGTGCCCACCAGCTCAGCGCGCGTGCCACGGAGTCGTTTGAAGCGGCGCGTGCCACGACCGCTGGATTGATCGGTGCATCGAGCTCGAAAGAGATTGTGTTCACGCGCAATGCAACCGAAGCCATCAATCTGGTGGCTCGCAGTTGGGGGGATGCTCAGCTGAAGGCTGGTGATGAAGTGCTGCTCACCGTGATGGAGCACCACAGCAATTTGGTGCCATGGCAATTGCTCGCTGATCGCACCGGTTGTGTGCTCAGGCATGTGGGTGTGACCCCAGACGGCACCCTTGACCTAGCCGACTTGCGCGAACAGCTCTCGGAGAAAACGCGCTTGGTGAGCTTGGTCCACATCAGCAACACCCTGGGGTGCTGTAACCCGATCGAAGAGATTGCAGTCCTTGCCCATGCTGTGGGTGCCAAAGTTTTGGTGGACGCTTGCCAAAGCCTGGCTCACAAATCCATTGCCGTGAAGACTCTCGGGGCCGATTTCCTTGTGGGCTCCTCTCACAAGCTGTGTGGCCCCACCGGAATGGGGTTTCTATGGGCTTCGGAAGAAATTTTGATGGCGATGCCACCCTTCCTCGGTGGTGGCGAGATGATTCAGGAGGTGTTCTTGGATCACAGCACCTGGGCGGAACTCCCCCACAAGTTTGAGGCGGGCACCCCAGCCATTGGTGAGGCGATTGGCATGGGTGCTGCGATTACTTATTTGCAAACGCTGGGACTCGATGCGATTCAGGCGTGGGAGGCAGAGCTCACCACCCATTTGTTTAGTCGGCTTCAATCGATTAACGGCCTGCGTATTCTTGGCCCCACGCCAGAGCAGCAGCCTGAGCGAGGAGCTCTTGCCACGTTTGTGGTGGAGGGTGTTCATGCCAACGACATCGCGGCGATGCTTGATCTGGCCGGCGTCTGTATTCGCAGTGGTCATCATTGCTGCCAACCACTGCATCGGCTCTATGGCGTTACCGGATCAGCCCGTGCGAGCCTCAGTTTTTGTACAACTCATGCCGAGATTGATCGTTTTGCTGATGAACTCGTCAGCGTGATCGACTTTTTTCGTGAAAACGGCTAG
- a CDS encoding SufD family Fe-S cluster assembly protein: MAMPEGWLTQLPAPAGTLEPVQRRGRLALSEHSFPSRRQESWRLTDLRRLEALFQLSLADQRPHRSSADSWPSVPEQALRLVIDGSQDPLQGVSLPAGISLLEGAELEQALGHTLSRCRCASDWPVELNHGVSQQILALRIRGKVPPVELVMVAADAMLVPTRVLLLVEEKAELDCLQVLSAKGQAAHSHLLEIHLGQESKVNHGLLALGDGQEALLANLAVEQESRSHYSLVSVSQGWLFGRLEPSLVQVDGQASASIHGLSVTAADEQFAVHTAMRFEGPEGTLDQVQKTIAADRSHSIFNGAIQVPRPAQRTNASQLSRSLLLSGRARVDAKPELEIVADDVRCTHGATVSQLQEDQLFYLRSRGITQSSAAALLLRGYCQDVLDRLPLDGSQRWLGGNLQVGGTAS; the protein is encoded by the coding sequence ATGGCGATGCCCGAGGGTTGGTTGACACAGCTTCCTGCGCCAGCGGGGACACTTGAACCGGTTCAGCGCCGTGGACGATTGGCTCTGTCCGAGCACAGTTTTCCCAGTCGGAGGCAGGAGTCGTGGAGGCTTACTGATCTCAGGCGACTAGAGGCTTTGTTTCAGCTGTCATTGGCTGATCAAAGGCCACATCGCTCCAGTGCTGACAGCTGGCCGAGCGTTCCTGAGCAGGCCCTGAGGCTTGTGATTGATGGCAGCCAGGATCCGTTGCAGGGGGTGAGCTTGCCAGCAGGGATTTCGCTGCTTGAGGGTGCTGAGTTGGAGCAAGCCCTGGGCCACACCTTGTCGCGCTGTCGCTGCGCGTCGGATTGGCCCGTTGAGCTCAATCACGGGGTGAGCCAGCAGATTCTGGCGTTACGCATCCGCGGCAAGGTTCCTCCGGTTGAGTTGGTCATGGTTGCAGCCGACGCCATGTTGGTTCCAACCCGTGTTCTGTTGCTGGTTGAGGAAAAAGCAGAGCTCGATTGTCTCCAGGTTTTGAGCGCTAAGGGCCAGGCTGCCCATAGCCATCTTCTCGAAATTCACCTTGGCCAGGAATCCAAGGTGAATCATGGCCTGCTTGCCTTGGGAGATGGCCAAGAGGCTCTGCTTGCCAATCTTGCTGTGGAGCAAGAGTCACGAAGTCACTATTCCCTGGTTTCGGTGTCGCAGGGCTGGTTGTTTGGGCGACTGGAGCCGAGCCTTGTGCAGGTGGATGGTCAGGCTTCTGCTTCGATTCATGGTCTTTCCGTCACCGCTGCTGATGAGCAGTTTGCGGTTCATACAGCCATGCGTTTTGAGGGTCCTGAAGGCACGCTGGATCAAGTTCAAAAAACGATTGCAGCCGACCGCTCTCACAGCATTTTTAACGGAGCGATTCAAGTGCCGAGGCCGGCACAGCGCACCAACGCCTCCCAGCTCAGCAGGAGCTTGTTGCTCTCGGGACGCGCCCGCGTTGATGCCAAGCCTGAGTTGGAAATCGTTGCTGATGATGTGCGATGTACCCATGGGGCCACCGTGAGCCAGCTTCAGGAGGATCAACTCTTTTATCTGCGTAGCCGTGGCATTACGCAGTCCTCAGCAGCCGCTCTGCTCCTGCGTGGCTACTGCCAAGACGTGCTGGATCGCCTGCCTCTCGATGGCTCGCAGCGCTGGTTAGGAGGCAACTTGCAAGTAGGAGGAACGGCATCATGA
- the sufC gene encoding Fe-S cluster assembly ATPase SufC, whose amino-acid sequence MIRPDAEPLLEITDLHASVEGKPILNGVNLQVKAGEIHAVMGRNGSGKSTLSKVLAGHPAYRVTSGSVRYLGRDLLDLEPEERSRLGVFLGFQYPIEIPGVSNLEFLRVSTNARREKQGKEEFDTFDFDDHVRDRLQVVQMDPAFLERSVNEGFSGGEKKRNEILQMALLDPVVAILDETDSGLDIDALRIVAGGVNQLASPDNCTLLITHYQRLLDEITPDYVHVMGAGRILKTGGRELALELEKIGYDWVDQLLAAEGVS is encoded by the coding sequence GTGATCCGTCCCGACGCTGAGCCGCTCCTCGAAATCACTGATCTGCATGCGTCCGTTGAGGGCAAGCCGATTCTGAATGGGGTGAACCTGCAGGTGAAAGCCGGCGAAATTCATGCCGTGATGGGCCGTAACGGAAGCGGTAAGAGCACGTTGTCCAAGGTTTTGGCGGGTCACCCCGCCTATCGAGTGACGTCTGGGTCTGTGCGTTATCTCGGACGTGACCTTCTGGATTTGGAGCCTGAGGAGCGCTCTCGACTCGGAGTGTTCTTGGGCTTCCAGTATCCGATTGAGATTCCTGGAGTGAGCAACCTCGAGTTTCTTCGTGTCTCTACGAATGCCCGGCGCGAGAAGCAAGGCAAGGAGGAATTCGACACGTTTGATTTCGATGATCACGTGCGTGACCGCTTGCAAGTAGTGCAAATGGACCCTGCATTCCTGGAGCGAAGCGTGAATGAAGGTTTTTCTGGCGGCGAGAAAAAGCGCAATGAGATTCTTCAGATGGCCCTGCTGGATCCCGTGGTCGCGATCCTCGACGAAACCGACTCTGGTCTTGATATTGATGCCTTACGCATTGTTGCTGGAGGCGTGAATCAGCTGGCGAGTCCGGATAACTGCACCTTGCTGATCACTCACTATCAAAGGCTTTTGGATGAGATCACGCCGGATTATGTGCACGTGATGGGGGCTGGGCGCATCCTGAAGACCGGGGGGCGTGAATTAGCTCTTGAACTGGAAAAAATTGGGTACGACTGGGTGGATCAGCTGCTCGCGGCCGAGGGGGTGTCCTAA
- the sufB gene encoding Fe-S cluster assembly protein SufB, whose product MTSTSTRELVSQPYKYGFVTDIETEKIAKGLSEEVVRLISAKKNEPEFLLDFRLKAYRHWLKLQEPDWAALGYKEIDYQEIVYYAAPKQQEKKQSLDEVDPKLLDTFEKLGIPLSEQKRLSNVAVDAVFDSVSIATTYKEKLAEHGVVFCSFSEAVVEHPELIEKYLGSVVPSSDNYFAALNSAVFSDGSFVFIPKGVECPMELSTYFRINSGDTGQFERTLIVAEEGASVSYLEGCTAPMFDTNQLHAAVVELVVLDDASIKYSTVQNWYAGDENGVGGIYNFVTKRGQCRGDRSRISWTQVETGSAITWKYPSCVLQGADSVGEFYSVALTNNLQQADTGTKMIHVGPRTRSTIVSKGISAGRSSNSYRGLVQVGPNATGARNYSQCDSMLIGDQAAANTYPYIRSQQPQAAIEHEASTCRMSEDQLFYLQSRGIDFEEAVSMMVSGFCRDVFNQLPMEFAAEADKLLALKLEGSVG is encoded by the coding sequence ATGACCAGTACCTCCACACGCGAACTCGTCAGTCAGCCGTACAAGTACGGGTTTGTCACTGATATCGAAACAGAGAAGATCGCAAAAGGTCTTAGCGAGGAGGTGGTGCGACTGATTTCTGCTAAGAAAAATGAGCCGGAATTTCTCCTTGATTTTCGGCTCAAGGCTTATCGTCATTGGCTTAAGTTGCAAGAGCCTGACTGGGCTGCGTTGGGTTATAAAGAAATTGATTATCAGGAGATTGTTTATTACGCTGCGCCCAAGCAGCAGGAGAAAAAGCAAAGTCTCGATGAAGTTGATCCCAAGCTTCTTGACACCTTTGAAAAGCTTGGTATCCCTTTAAGCGAGCAAAAAAGGCTTAGTAATGTTGCTGTGGATGCTGTTTTTGACAGTGTTTCGATCGCAACTACGTACAAAGAAAAGCTTGCAGAGCACGGAGTAGTTTTTTGCTCCTTTAGTGAGGCGGTTGTAGAGCATCCTGAGTTGATCGAGAAGTACCTCGGTTCGGTTGTTCCTAGTAGCGATAATTATTTTGCGGCTTTGAATTCTGCTGTTTTTAGTGATGGATCATTCGTGTTTATTCCTAAGGGGGTGGAATGCCCAATGGAGCTTTCTACTTACTTCCGGATCAATTCTGGTGATACTGGGCAGTTCGAGCGCACGTTGATTGTTGCTGAAGAAGGTGCATCGGTGAGCTATTTAGAAGGTTGTACTGCGCCGATGTTCGATACGAATCAGCTTCATGCTGCTGTTGTGGAATTGGTTGTTTTGGATGATGCCTCTATAAAATATTCCACTGTCCAGAATTGGTATGCGGGAGATGAGAATGGCGTTGGCGGTATTTATAACTTTGTGACGAAGCGCGGTCAGTGCAGGGGAGACCGCAGCCGTATTAGTTGGACACAGGTCGAAACGGGTTCAGCCATTACTTGGAAATATCCAAGTTGTGTGTTGCAGGGTGCTGATTCGGTTGGCGAATTTTATTCAGTTGCTCTCACGAATAATCTTCAACAAGCTGATACCGGTACAAAAATGATTCATGTAGGACCCCGCACCCGCTCCACGATTGTGAGCAAAGGGATCAGCGCTGGTAGGTCCAGTAATAGTTATCGAGGCCTCGTTCAAGTTGGCCCGAATGCGACAGGTGCTCGAAACTACAGCCAATGCGATTCGATGTTGATTGGTGATCAAGCTGCAGCGAACACTTACCCATACATTCGTTCTCAGCAGCCTCAGGCTGCGATCGAACATGAAGCCAGTACTTGCCGCATGTCGGAAGACCAATTGTTTTATCTCCAAAGCCGTGGCATCGACTTCGAAGAAGCTGTCTCGATGATGGTGAGTGGCTTCTGCCGGGATGTGTTCAATCAACTCCCCATGGAGTTTGCGGCTGAGGCCGACAAGCTTCTCGCTCTCAAGCTTGAGGGTTCGGTGGGTTAA
- a CDS encoding ferredoxin-thioredoxin reductase catalytic domain-containing protein, which yields MSDASAGSTEPTAESLEVIRKFAETYAQRTGTYFCSDPGVTAVVLKGLAKHKDDLGGALCPCRHYEDKQAEVSQAFWNCPCVPMRERKDCHCMLFLTEDNPFRCEEQTISTETIHATAG from the coding sequence ATGTCCGATGCGTCCGCTGGCAGCACAGAGCCGACAGCTGAAAGCCTTGAGGTCATTCGCAAATTTGCCGAAACGTACGCCCAACGGACCGGTACCTACTTTTGTAGTGATCCCGGCGTAACGGCAGTCGTTTTAAAGGGTCTTGCCAAGCACAAAGACGATTTGGGTGGCGCTCTTTGCCCGTGTCGTCATTACGAAGACAAGCAAGCAGAAGTCTCTCAGGCATTTTGGAACTGTCCTTGTGTGCCGATGCGAGAGCGGAAGGATTGCCACTGCATGTTGTTTCTCACCGAAGACAATCCTTTCCGCTGCGAGGAGCAGACCATCAGCACTGAAACGATTCACGCCACAGCAGGTTGA
- the sufR gene encoding iron-sulfur cluster biosynthesis transcriptional regulator SufR — MGVQAQAPTRETTLTLLLRQGEASAAKLAETLGISVQAMRRHLRSLEDDALVEASPTPAGPGRPSNLWRLTPKGHQHFPDGSENFALGLLESMAATLSPEVMADLLRQQALEKATQYRKQLGNASLEERVRALVNLRLKEGYVSDMQPAPTGPGWCICEFHCSVQRIAEEYPAVCDQELQLIRHTFPDCLVERVHWRLESGHSCGFSIAPKQD; from the coding sequence ATGGGCGTTCAGGCTCAGGCCCCTACCCGCGAAACCACGCTCACCTTGCTTCTGAGGCAGGGCGAAGCCAGCGCGGCGAAATTGGCAGAGACGCTGGGGATTTCCGTGCAAGCCATGCGCCGTCATCTGCGCAGCCTCGAAGATGATGCTCTCGTGGAGGCCAGCCCCACGCCAGCGGGGCCAGGACGTCCATCGAACCTTTGGCGACTCACTCCGAAAGGGCACCAGCACTTCCCTGACGGCAGCGAGAACTTTGCTCTAGGTCTGCTGGAGTCCATGGCTGCGACTTTGTCGCCTGAGGTAATGGCTGACCTTCTGCGCCAGCAAGCTCTGGAGAAAGCCACCCAGTACCGGAAACAACTGGGGAACGCATCTCTTGAAGAGAGAGTTCGGGCGCTTGTGAACCTCCGTCTAAAGGAGGGTTACGTCAGCGATATGCAACCAGCCCCAACGGGACCAGGGTGGTGCATCTGCGAATTTCACTGCTCTGTGCAAAGAATTGCTGAGGAATACCCAGCGGTCTGCGATCAAGAGCTGCAGCTCATCAGACACACCTTTCCCGATTGCCTGGTGGAGAGAGTCCATTGGCGCCTGGAATCGGGACATTCCTGTGGCTTCAGCATCGCCCCTAAGCAGGACTGA
- a CDS encoding phycobiliprotein lyase: MTSAITNAVHFFQQSCGRWRSQRSVHHLLHRRAEAGGSLIVVEDLDPNDPRLQTLAKQHGHSPGSIAGGSFVRWSASMAWDQNGDAHDGETVFGLIPDGEGGRSGTLLRDLGYAEKAPATSTFQMDQQDGLILCTSYETMTVWERFWFTNPNVRLRSSTVEGLSNNASFCMETRLSEETEDITEAPAGPKDVSLEPLSAPFGW, from the coding sequence ATGACCTCGGCCATCACCAACGCTGTCCATTTCTTTCAACAGAGTTGCGGTCGCTGGCGATCACAACGCAGCGTTCATCACCTCTTGCACCGACGAGCAGAAGCGGGTGGATCTCTCATCGTTGTGGAAGATCTCGATCCGAATGACCCTCGGCTGCAAACACTGGCTAAACAACATGGTCATTCCCCGGGGAGCATTGCAGGAGGGAGCTTTGTGCGCTGGAGCGCCTCCATGGCATGGGATCAGAACGGTGATGCCCATGACGGCGAAACGGTCTTTGGCCTGATCCCCGATGGGGAAGGTGGACGCAGCGGCACCCTGCTTCGCGATTTGGGCTACGCCGAAAAAGCACCGGCCACCTCGACCTTCCAAATGGATCAGCAGGACGGTCTCATCCTCTGCACCAGCTACGAAACCATGACCGTCTGGGAACGCTTCTGGTTCACAAACCCGAACGTCAGGCTGCGATCCAGCACGGTGGAAGGCCTTTCGAACAACGCATCCTTTTGTATGGAAACGCGTTTAAGCGAAGAGACAGAGGACATCACAGAGGCGCCAGCAGGGCCAAAGGATGTGTCATTGGAACCACTTTCAGCCCCTTTCGGCTGGTGA
- a CDS encoding phycobilisome rod-core linker polypeptide: MAIPLLQYAPITQNSRVAALRVASDEVPRSYSMDIAMDAENLKTVIEGAYRQIYFHAFKSDRDVNLESQLRDGQITVRDFVRGLCLSDTFQRSFYGMNSNYKVVRHLVEKLLGRKTSGKSEEIAWSILIATKGITGMVDALLDSEEYLDAFGYDTVPFQRNRVLPGRDLGDTPFNVTSPRYDEYYRGILGFPRFVYTNSVKAKTIPERAKVKRGGFPEDYIPWVRGLANTNGIAPSGSADMDYLSKVPYRSIGR, translated from the coding sequence GTGGCCATTCCTCTATTGCAGTACGCACCGATCACCCAAAACTCAAGGGTGGCGGCGTTGCGGGTCGCATCCGACGAGGTTCCACGCTCGTATTCCATGGACATCGCCATGGATGCAGAGAACCTGAAGACCGTTATTGAAGGTGCTTACAGGCAGATTTATTTCCACGCCTTCAAGTCGGATCGGGACGTCAATCTGGAATCCCAACTGCGAGACGGTCAGATCACTGTCCGCGACTTTGTTCGTGGGCTCTGCCTCTCCGACACGTTCCAGAGAAGCTTTTATGGCATGAACAGCAACTACAAGGTGGTTCGCCACCTTGTGGAGAAGCTTCTAGGTCGCAAAACAAGCGGCAAATCTGAGGAGATCGCCTGGTCCATCCTGATTGCCACAAAGGGCATCACCGGGATGGTGGACGCGCTGCTCGATAGCGAGGAATACCTGGATGCCTTTGGGTACGACACAGTTCCATTCCAACGCAACAGGGTGCTTCCAGGCAGGGATCTGGGAGATACACCTTTCAACGTCACAAGCCCTCGTTACGACGAGTACTACCGCGGAATCCTTGGGTTCCCTCGGTTTGTCTACACAAACTCGGTCAAAGCCAAGACCATTCCAGAGAGAGCCAAAGTCAAGCGTGGCGGGTTCCCAGAGGACTACATCCCTTGGGTTCGTGGCTTGGCCAATACCAATGGGATCGCTCCCAGTGGAAGTGCAGACATGGATTACCTCTCCAAGGTTCCTTATCGCAGCATCGGTCGCTGA